A genomic window from Solanum stenotomum isolate F172 chromosome 10, ASM1918654v1, whole genome shotgun sequence includes:
- the LOC125841403 gene encoding BOI-related E3 ubiquitin-protein ligase 1, whose product MAVQAQYPSNVLFLNRNVQEGKTPLGNDYSLQSQPGGGGGGGSFLDQTQMLFNPGAGANSRKRGRELTSTTAAMNPLMSMQSQPQPQLIDLTQLHTSPPSQQQPPNLVSTGLHLAFGDQHQHQHQHQQQHQLQQQQQHHHHHSLSPQSSQSSAFYSILTEDLATHIKQQRDEIDHLLLIQGEQLRRTLAEKRQSHYRALIGAAEESMARRLREKEAEMEKAARRNAELEARAAQLSAEAQAWQARARAQEVTAATLQAQLQHAMINGGGCNEINDGNGGEPEDAESAYIDPDRVVESTGGPSCKACRKRVASVVVLPCRHLCICTECDAVAQACPLCFAIRSSSVEVFLC is encoded by the exons ATGGCTGTTCAAGCTCAATACCCATCAAATGTTCTCTTTCTAAACCG AAATGTACAAGAAGGAAAAACCCCACTTGGTAATGATTATTCATTGCAATCTCAACCTGGTGGTGGTGGCGGAGGAGGATCTTTTCTTGATCAAACACAAATGTTATTCAATCCAGGAG CTGGGGCAAATTCAAGGAAGAGAGGAAGAGAACTTACAAGTACAACGGCAGCAATGAATCCATTGATGTCAATGCAATCTCAGCCTCAACCGCAACTCATCGACCTCACTCAACTTCACACATCGCCTCCTTCGCAGCAACAGCCACCCAACCTTGTCTCCACCGGACTCCATTTAGCGTTCGGAGACCAACATCAACACCAACACcaacaccaacaacaacatcaattacaacaacaacaacaacatcatcaccATCACTCTCTTTCTCCTCAATCCTCTCAATCATCAGCTTTCTATTCAATACTAACAGAAGACTTAGCTACTCATATCAAACAACAACGCGACGAAATTGATCACCTCCTCCTAATTCAG GGAGAGCAATTGAGGCGTACATTAGCAGAGAAAAGGCAAAGTCACTACCGTGCACTGATCGGAGCAGCAGAGGAATCAATGGCACGAAGGCTAAGAGAAAAAGAAGCAGAGATGGAGAAAGCAGCTCGGCGAAACGCTGAACTAGAAGCGCGTGCAGCGCAATTAAGCGCAGAGGCACAGGCTTGGCAAGCTAGAGCAAGAGCACAGGAAGTAACGGCAGCAACACTTCAAGCTCAGCTGCAACACGCGATGATCAACGGCGGAGGTTGTAATGAGATAAACGACGGTAACGGCGGCGAACCGGAGGATGCTGAATCAGCGTACATTGACCCGGACCGAGTTGTTGAGTCTACCGGCGGTCCGAGTTGCAAAGCGTGTAGAAAACGAGTCGCCTCAGTGGTAGTACTGCCGTGTCGCCATTTGTGTATCTGTACAGAATGTGATGCTGTTGCTCAAGCTTGCCCGTTGTGTTTCGCCATTAGAAGCTCAAGTGTTGAGGTCTTTCTCTGTTAG
- the LOC125841412 gene encoding reticulon-like protein B22 — protein MELNASVSTKRTINPRKMDIGGKPFILIICGSLVYYHCAYQNSSLVSLISDVFIVLLCSLAILGLLFRQMNISVPVDPLEWQISQDAANMFFACLANTVGAAESVLRVAATGYDKRLFLKVVAALYVLSSLGRIASGVTIAYAGLCFLCLYMLAENLQLISSRYPRRRDGTNTVQDD, from the coding sequence ATGGAATTGAATGCTAGCGTGTCCACAAAAAGGACAATAAACCCTAGGAAGATGGATATCGGAGGTAAACCCTTTATACTCATCATTTGTGGCAGCCTCGTTTACTACCACTGTGCCTATCAGAATTCTAGTCTCGTCTCTCTCATCTCAGACGTCTTTATTGTACTCCTTTGTTCCCTCGCCATTCTCGGACTCCTCTTTCGCCAGATGAACATCTCGGTACCTGTGGATCCTCTTGAGTGGCAGATCTCTCAGGACGCTGCCAACATGTTTTTTGCCTGCCTCGCCAATACTGTCGGTGCTGCTGAGTCTGTTCTACGGGTTGCTGCTACTGGCTATGATAAGCGCTTGTTCCTTAAGGTTGTGGCTGCTCTGTATGTTCTATCATCTCTTGGAAGGATAGCATCGGGTGTTACCATTGCCTATGCTGGACTCTGCTTTCTTTGCCTTTACATGCTCGCTGAGAACTTGCAATTGATTAGCTCGAGGTATCCAAGGAGAAGAGACGGCACGAACACAGTTCAGGACGACTAA